In Calothrix sp. PCC 7507, one DNA window encodes the following:
- a CDS encoding biotin transporter BioY, whose product MFAASNQLLWSMIGLLLTMGGTFLESYGISLPWNWSKQGIQTFSLGVSYQIGAVLLVGCLGGKNAGALSQIAYLVMGLTLLPVFSEGGGIGYVKLSHFGYLLGFIPGAWICGFLAFKARPRLETLAFSCICGLLTVHVCGITYLILSYFFQWQGTENLTLIQAIISYSWSKLPGQLAVVCAVTVIAYILRHLMFY is encoded by the coding sequence ATGTTTGCCGCTTCCAATCAATTGTTATGGTCCATGATTGGCTTACTGCTCACAATGGGTGGCACATTCCTAGAATCCTATGGTATTAGCCTGCCTTGGAATTGGAGTAAGCAAGGAATTCAGACTTTTTCTTTAGGTGTCAGTTATCAAATTGGCGCTGTGCTTTTAGTCGGTTGCTTAGGTGGAAAAAATGCTGGTGCGCTTTCGCAGATTGCCTATTTAGTTATGGGATTAACTTTACTACCTGTATTTTCTGAGGGGGGCGGTATTGGTTACGTCAAGCTATCTCACTTTGGCTATCTGCTAGGCTTTATTCCAGGAGCTTGGATTTGTGGATTTTTAGCCTTTAAAGCTAGGCCTCGACTAGAAACTCTCGCCTTTAGTTGTATTTGTGGCTTGTTAACTGTCCACGTCTGCGGTATTACTTATTTAATTTTGAGCTATTTTTTTCAGTGGCAAGGCACAGAAAATCTGACATTAATACAAGCTATTATCAGCTACTCATGGTCTAAACTACCAGGGCAACTAGCTGTAGTCTGTGCCGTTACAGTAATAGCATATATACTACGTCACCTAATGTTTTACTAG
- the lspA gene encoding signal peptidase II, which translates to MRLKNRLFWLTAFIAFFIDQLTKYWIVQTFKLGQTLPLLPEIFHLTYVTNTGAAFSLLSGKVEWLRWLSFGVSLVLIGLALLGPALSFWDQLGYGLILGGAMGNGIDRFALGYVVDFLDFRLINFAVFNMADSFISIGIVCLLIASLQKPPTSHHRSR; encoded by the coding sequence ATGCGCTTAAAAAATCGCCTTTTTTGGCTCACTGCCTTCATAGCTTTTTTCATCGATCAACTGACAAAATACTGGATTGTGCAAACCTTTAAATTGGGACAAACTTTACCACTCTTGCCAGAGATATTTCACCTCACCTATGTCACCAACACCGGTGCGGCTTTTAGCTTGTTAAGCGGGAAAGTAGAGTGGTTACGCTGGTTATCCTTCGGAGTAAGTTTAGTCTTGATTGGGCTAGCATTACTTGGTCCAGCATTAAGTTTTTGGGATCAGCTTGGCTATGGGTTGATTTTGGGCGGGGCTATGGGCAATGGTATTGATCGGTTTGCTTTAGGCTACGTAGTTGATTTTCTTGATTTTCGACTGATTAATTTTGCTGTATTTAATATGGCAGATTCATTTATAAGTATTGGTATTGTTTGCTTGCTAATTGCTTCCTTGCAAAAACCACCAACTTCACACCATAGGTCACGATAG
- a CDS encoding transglycosylase domain-containing protein → MSSPQPPQKPQTLLGQLTQAVHTIQARVDFSKLALKPNAKVPELWVQDAGADKAEIYPLLGDRYMLGRSSKSCDIVVRNPVVSQIHLSLSRDSTQRTPVFVIKDENSTNGIYRGKRRVSSLELRHGDILTLGPPELAASVRLQYVDPPEWYVKTATWAAYGVGGVSALVSLVIGVEWLKFSANLVPPTNRAPVIVYARDGQTPLREPRTTSHVDMKRLEDFGPYLPVAVVASEDSRYYWHFGVDPLGILRAVLINSRSGDVQQGASTVTQQVARSLFRDYVGRQDSLGRKLREAVVALKLETFHSKDEILLAYLNRVFLGADTSGFEDASQYYFGKSAKELTLAEAATLVGILPGPNAFDFCGNGPNKLQAAEYRNRVIKRMLEMGKIKVEEANRARRSIVQVTPKVCEQQAKTLSPYFYSYVFQELEARLGEGAAKEGNYIIETQLDPKMQAQAESALQNSVKNSGASFGFSQGAIVTLDSSTGAILAMVGGTDYKTSQFNRAVQAKRQPGSTFKIFAYTAAIQQGISASKSYSCAPLTWQGFTYKPCRAGADTSFDIATGLALSENPIALRVAKEIGLDKVVAMAERLGVKSPLDPVPGLVLGQSVVDVLEMTGAFGAIGNRGVWNRPHAITRILDSSSCSDPKDTKTCRVIYSFDQDKDANKRVLPNGVAEEMTSLMRGVVSRGTGRSAAIGLGEAGKTGTTNNNVDLWFIGFIPNRRLVTGVWLGNDNNSPTSGSSAQAAQLWGNYMGRITR, encoded by the coding sequence ATGAGTTCCCCGCAACCCCCTCAAAAGCCACAAACTTTACTTGGTCAACTGACTCAAGCAGTACATACAATCCAAGCTAGGGTTGATTTTTCCAAACTGGCGCTCAAACCTAATGCCAAAGTACCAGAACTTTGGGTGCAGGATGCGGGGGCGGATAAGGCGGAGATATATCCGCTGTTGGGCGATCGCTATATGCTAGGTCGTAGTTCTAAATCCTGCGATATAGTCGTCCGCAACCCAGTAGTTAGCCAAATTCATTTGTCACTATCACGGGATTCTACACAACGCACCCCCGTTTTCGTGATTAAAGATGAAAACTCCACTAATGGCATTTATCGTGGCAAGCGACGAGTTTCTTCCCTAGAATTGCGTCACGGTGATATCCTCACTCTCGGACCACCAGAACTTGCTGCTTCTGTGCGACTGCAATATGTTGATCCGCCTGAATGGTATGTCAAAACAGCAACTTGGGCTGCTTATGGCGTTGGTGGTGTCAGCGCCCTGGTATCGTTAGTCATTGGTGTAGAATGGCTGAAGTTTTCTGCCAACCTTGTACCTCCCACTAATCGCGCCCCAGTTATAGTTTACGCCCGTGATGGACAAACTCCCCTACGTGAGCCTCGTACCACCTCTCACGTAGACATGAAACGGTTAGAAGATTTTGGCCCCTATTTGCCTGTGGCGGTGGTAGCGTCAGAAGATAGTCGCTATTATTGGCACTTTGGGGTTGACCCATTGGGGATTTTACGAGCTGTATTAATTAATAGCCGTAGTGGGGATGTACAGCAAGGCGCTAGTACAGTCACCCAGCAAGTCGCCCGGAGTTTGTTCCGCGATTATGTAGGGAGACAAGACTCCCTGGGGCGGAAATTACGAGAGGCGGTTGTTGCTTTAAAACTAGAAACGTTTCACAGCAAAGATGAAATTTTGCTGGCATACTTGAATCGGGTGTTTTTGGGGGCTGATACCTCTGGGTTTGAAGATGCATCCCAGTATTATTTTGGCAAATCGGCTAAAGAATTGACTTTAGCGGAAGCAGCGACTTTGGTGGGGATTTTGCCTGGGCCAAACGCTTTTGATTTTTGTGGGAATGGGCCGAATAAGCTCCAAGCAGCAGAATACCGCAATCGTGTAATTAAGCGGATGCTGGAGATGGGCAAAATCAAAGTAGAGGAAGCAAACCGCGCCAGACGTTCAATAGTCCAAGTCACCCCCAAAGTCTGCGAACAGCAAGCCAAAACGCTGAGTCCTTATTTTTACAGCTACGTTTTTCAAGAACTCGAAGCAAGATTGGGAGAAGGGGCGGCCAAAGAAGGCAACTATATTATTGAAACCCAGCTAGATCCCAAGATGCAAGCACAAGCAGAATCAGCTTTGCAGAATTCAGTCAAAAATTCTGGTGCTAGTTTTGGTTTTTCTCAAGGGGCGATCGTTACCTTAGATTCCAGTACTGGCGCTATCCTGGCAATGGTGGGTGGAACCGACTATAAAACAAGTCAGTTCAATCGTGCTGTTCAAGCCAAAAGACAACCAGGTTCTACCTTTAAAATCTTTGCTTACACCGCTGCAATACAGCAAGGGATTTCGGCATCGAAGAGTTATTCTTGCGCTCCTTTAACTTGGCAAGGCTTTACTTACAAACCCTGTCGTGCTGGCGCTGACACTAGTTTTGACATCGCTACCGGACTGGCTCTTTCAGAAAACCCGATCGCACTGCGGGTAGCTAAAGAAATTGGGCTGGATAAGGTTGTCGCTATGGCAGAGCGTTTAGGGGTAAAATCACCACTCGATCCGGTTCCGGGCTTGGTATTAGGTCAAAGTGTAGTAGATGTTTTAGAAATGACCGGTGCTTTCGGCGCCATTGGTAATCGCGGTGTCTGGAATCGTCCCCACGCAATTACGCGGATTTTAGACAGCAGCTCTTGCAGCGATCCCAAAGATACTAAAACCTGCCGTGTTATCTACTCCTTTGACCAAGACAAAGACGCCAACAAGCGTGTACTGCCTAATGGAGTAGCCGAAGAAATGACAAGTTTGATGCGTGGGGTGGTATCCAGGGGTACTGGGCGCAGTGCTGCCATTGGACTAGGGGAAGCCGGTAAAACTGGTACAACCAATAACAACGTTGACTTATGGTTCATTGGTTTTATTCCCAATCGGCGACTTGTCACTGGTGTTTGGCTAGGAAATGACAATAATTCCCCAACATCGGGTAGCAGCGCTCAAGCCGCTCAACTGTGGGGAAATTATATGGGTAGAATTACCAGATGA
- a CDS encoding DUF4335 domain-containing protein: MNIQRKYSLPNCTLLLEGLSDASRAVHFQEMRPELSILVNAECYLSSHDQPLVGGREFFESLVRAVSAYAQEFLSSVPNPQAHSHDSELVELQKIDSNRHRLVVHSEADAETFDANSKYTKSPVQIDLNTVQLFDLVEAVDQFFADTQTLPELSLELQPVARRSGIASQAVYKQVIPAGIGVSSVAVAALAFSLIPAPQVRPPEPKPQEQSSSATPSATPVATQSTAPTPTPTASLTPTPIASVTPTPTPTSTPVVKDLEALLNTVPEITDASQLRALNRQLYNQINPAWTNRAGLKEDLVYRVGVGMDGAIVGYKAVNQKANEEVNKTPLPNLLYNPANRSSVTNEPIAQFRVVFTSSGVPEVSPWRGYTRIPDVVGAKITEPKTVKSLNQKLYSTVRQNWGGTPSFERELRYRVAVNKDGSISDYEPLNQIAVDYQKETPLPKMLQAVYGSNLVAPNSKEPLAHFQVVFQPSGKLEVLPWQGYR; encoded by the coding sequence ATGAATATCCAACGAAAGTATAGTCTACCTAATTGTACGTTGCTCTTAGAAGGCTTAAGCGATGCCAGCAGGGCTGTACACTTTCAGGAGATGCGCCCGGAACTGTCAATTTTGGTAAATGCAGAATGCTATTTGTCTAGCCATGATCAGCCATTAGTGGGAGGGCGGGAATTTTTTGAAAGTTTGGTGAGGGCAGTTAGCGCCTATGCCCAAGAATTTTTAAGTAGCGTACCGAACCCACAAGCACACAGCCATGACTCAGAACTGGTGGAGTTGCAGAAAATAGATAGCAACAGACATAGGTTAGTTGTGCATTCAGAAGCTGACGCAGAAACCTTTGATGCTAATTCTAAATATACAAAATCACCAGTTCAAATAGACTTAAATACTGTGCAGCTGTTTGATCTAGTGGAAGCGGTGGATCAGTTTTTTGCTGATACCCAAACCTTACCAGAGTTGTCATTAGAATTACAACCTGTTGCTAGACGCAGTGGTATTGCTAGTCAAGCGGTGTATAAACAGGTAATACCTGCGGGTATCGGCGTCTCAAGTGTAGCAGTGGCAGCACTCGCTTTTAGCTTAATTCCAGCGCCTCAAGTACGTCCACCAGAGCCAAAACCGCAGGAACAATCTAGCTCTGCAACACCTAGCGCTACTCCTGTTGCTACTCAGTCTACCGCACCAACTCCTACGCCTACAGCCTCGTTAACACCAACACCCATAGCCTCGGTAACTCCTACACCAACACCAACTTCCACACCAGTTGTTAAAGATTTAGAAGCACTTTTAAATACAGTTCCCGAAATTACCGATGCATCTCAACTGCGGGCTTTGAATCGCCAACTTTATAACCAAATTAATCCAGCCTGGACTAATCGCGCCGGATTGAAAGAAGATTTGGTCTATCGTGTGGGTGTGGGGATGGATGGGGCGATCGTCGGTTACAAAGCGGTGAATCAAAAGGCAAATGAGGAAGTGAATAAAACTCCTTTGCCTAACCTACTCTATAATCCTGCTAACCGTAGTTCCGTTACCAATGAACCAATTGCCCAATTTAGAGTAGTTTTTACTAGTAGCGGTGTGCCGGAAGTGAGTCCCTGGCGTGGATATACGAGAATTCCAGATGTAGTTGGGGCAAAAATCACTGAGCCAAAAACGGTTAAGAGTTTAAACCAAAAGCTCTACAGCACAGTTCGTCAAAATTGGGGAGGCACACCCAGCTTTGAACGAGAATTGAGATATCGAGTAGCTGTCAACAAAGATGGTTCCATCTCCGACTATGAACCACTTAACCAAATTGCCGTTGACTATCAAAAGGAAACGCCCCTTCCTAAGATGTTACAAGCAGTTTACGGCTCAAATTTAGTGGCTCCCAACAGTAAAGAACCTCTTGCTCATTTCCAGGTTGTGTTTCAGCCTAGTGGCAAATTAGAAGTCTTACCCTGGCAGGGATATCGGTAA
- a CDS encoding DUF3038 domain-containing protein encodes MNVSASLTPFNSPTPQSLPMILDTLPDPVVEGQGCPRRTRLQIDLILLAIEALELGGSEAILTFAEELELKVIIKDRVNLWRMRSSNPLRRAHMRRPLSIMEAKALVVIASYIARRLTVVIRQLLMIYQQMYEKQIPLEQNLRLSNYLERFKTHFRSRMSARRSGVLALNSDEKLDELAINLLGQLLFCTGTAGMQRFWISLFDGEVE; translated from the coding sequence ATGAATGTTTCCGCGAGTTTAACGCCGTTCAACAGTCCAACCCCCCAGTCATTGCCGATGATTCTGGACACTTTACCAGATCCGGTGGTTGAGGGACAGGGATGTCCCCGGAGAACCCGGTTGCAAATTGATCTAATTTTACTGGCAATTGAAGCTTTAGAACTCGGTGGTTCTGAAGCTATTCTGACATTTGCTGAAGAATTAGAATTGAAAGTAATTATTAAAGACAGGGTGAATTTATGGCGAATGCGTAGCTCTAACCCGCTGCGACGAGCGCATATGCGCCGCCCTTTAAGTATCATGGAAGCAAAAGCTTTGGTTGTGATTGCCAGTTACATAGCAAGGCGTTTAACAGTCGTCATCCGCCAATTGCTGATGATTTATCAACAAATGTATGAAAAGCAAATTCCACTAGAGCAGAATTTGCGCCTATCTAATTACCTAGAGCGATTTAAAACCCATTTTCGCAGTAGAATGAGTGCCCGACGTTCCGGTGTTCTGGCATTAAATTCTGATGAAAAATTAGATGAACTAGCTATAAATCTGTTAGGCCAATTATTATTCTGTACTGGCACGGCTGGAATGCAGCGGTTTTGGATCAGTCTTTTTGACGGTGAAGTAGAATGA